In Synechococcus sp. RS9909, one genomic interval encodes:
- a CDS encoding bifunctional 2-polyprenyl-6-hydroxyphenol methylase/3-demethylubiquinol 3-O-methyltransferase UbiG, with protein MQQVSRSAALDVEAFLADGFDLRRHLSRFLDCSLTELEARLPVGTDDLAALHPGAFRPEDATAFYEDTVGTGHLLELAAWHLTSTDYIADTLRLQQQFARGHLLDFGGGIGTHALAAAALPQVEHVWFVDLNPHNRQFLQARAAALGLEHRLSVHRDLASCRGQRFDTLVCLDVLEHLPDPSAQLLEFHRCLAADGTALLNWYFFKGHNSEYPFHFDDPALIDQFFRTLQAHFLERFHPWLITTRAYRPL; from the coding sequence ATGCAGCAGGTCAGTCGGTCCGCCGCTCTCGATGTGGAGGCCTTTCTCGCTGATGGCTTTGACCTGCGCCGCCATCTCTCCCGCTTCCTCGATTGTTCCCTGACGGAGTTGGAGGCGCGCCTCCCGGTCGGAACGGACGATCTGGCCGCACTCCATCCCGGTGCGTTTCGGCCGGAGGACGCCACCGCGTTCTACGAAGACACGGTCGGGACCGGTCATCTGCTCGAGCTGGCGGCCTGGCATCTGACCAGCACCGACTACATCGCCGACACCTTGCGCCTGCAACAGCAGTTCGCCCGCGGCCATCTGCTCGATTTTGGTGGTGGGATTGGAACCCATGCCCTGGCCGCGGCAGCTCTGCCCCAGGTGGAGCATGTGTGGTTTGTGGATCTCAACCCCCACAACCGCCAATTCCTGCAGGCTCGTGCCGCAGCGCTGGGCCTGGAGCATCGCCTGTCGGTGCATCGCGACCTGGCCAGCTGTCGGGGGCAGCGCTTCGACACGCTGGTGTGTCTTGATGTGCTGGAGCACCTGCCCGACCCCTCCGCCCAGTTGCTGGAGTTCCATCGCTGCCTGGCTGCCGATGGCACGGCGTTGCTCAATTGGTATTTCTTCAAGGGTCACAACAGTGAGTACCCCTTTCATTTCGACGATCCTGCCCTGATCGACCAGTTCTTCCGCACCTTGCAGGCCCACTTCCTGGAACGCTTCCATCCCTGGCTGATCACCACCCGGGCTTACCGTCCGCTCTGA
- the kaiC gene encoding circadian clock protein KaiC has protein sequence MQISSSSSSPQMQVQKLPTGIEGFDDVCQGGLPIGRSTLISGTSGTGKTVFSLHFLHNGIAHFDEPGIFVTFEESPLDILRNAASFGWNLQEMVEQDKLFILDASPDPDGQDVAGSFDLSGLIERIHYAIRKYKAKRVAIDSITAVFQQYDAVFVVRREIFRLIARLKEIGVTTVMTTERIDEYGPIARYGVEEFVSDNVVILRNVLEGERRRRTVEILKLRGTTHMKGEFPFTMGAHGISIFPLGAMRLTQRSSNVRLSSGVPRLDEMCGGGFFKDSIILATGATGTGKTLLVSKFIEDACRNKERAILFAYEESRAQLLRNATSWGIDFEQMEQDGLLKIICAYPESTGLEDHLQIIKTEISQFKPSRMAIDSLSALARGVSHNAFRQFVIGVTGYAKQEEIAGFFTNTSEEFMGSHSITDSHISTITDTILLLQYVEIRGEMARALNVFKMRGSWHDKGIREFVITGNGPQIKDSFSNFERIISGVPHRVSTDERSELSRIVRGVTADD, from the coding sequence ATGCAGATCTCCAGTTCCAGCAGCTCACCTCAGATGCAGGTGCAGAAGCTCCCGACCGGGATCGAGGGCTTTGATGATGTGTGCCAGGGCGGTCTGCCAATCGGGCGCAGCACCCTGATCAGCGGCACCTCCGGCACCGGTAAGACGGTGTTCTCCCTGCATTTCCTTCACAACGGCATTGCCCACTTCGACGAGCCGGGCATTTTCGTCACCTTTGAGGAGTCTCCGCTCGACATCCTGCGCAATGCGGCCAGTTTCGGCTGGAATCTCCAGGAGATGGTCGAGCAGGACAAGCTCTTTATTCTTGATGCTTCCCCCGACCCCGATGGCCAGGATGTGGCGGGCAGCTTTGATCTGTCTGGTCTGATCGAGCGCATCCACTACGCCATTCGCAAATACAAGGCCAAACGGGTGGCGATCGATTCGATCACCGCGGTGTTCCAGCAATACGACGCCGTTTTTGTGGTGCGTCGCGAAATCTTCCGACTGATTGCCCGGTTGAAGGAGATCGGTGTCACGACCGTGATGACCACCGAGAGAATCGATGAATATGGTCCGATCGCGCGCTACGGCGTGGAGGAATTCGTTTCCGACAATGTGGTGATTCTCCGCAATGTTCTCGAGGGAGAGCGCCGACGCCGCACCGTTGAGATCCTCAAGCTCCGCGGCACCACTCACATGAAGGGGGAGTTTCCCTTCACGATGGGAGCCCATGGCATCAGCATCTTCCCGCTCGGTGCCATGCGCCTCACCCAGCGCTCCTCGAATGTGCGCCTCAGTTCGGGAGTGCCCCGCCTCGATGAGATGTGCGGTGGTGGTTTCTTCAAGGATTCGATCATCCTGGCCACCGGTGCCACGGGGACCGGCAAAACCTTGCTGGTTTCGAAGTTCATTGAGGACGCCTGCCGTAATAAAGAGCGGGCCATTCTGTTTGCCTACGAGGAATCACGCGCCCAGCTCCTGCGAAATGCCACCAGCTGGGGGATCGACTTTGAGCAGATGGAGCAGGATGGCTTGCTCAAGATCATCTGTGCTTATCCGGAGTCGACAGGCCTGGAGGATCACCTTCAGATCATCAAGACGGAAATCAGCCAGTTCAAGCCGTCGCGGATGGCGATTGATTCCCTGTCTGCCCTGGCCAGGGGCGTCAGTCACAATGCCTTCCGCCAGTTTGTGATCGGTGTTACCGGTTATGCGAAGCAGGAAGAGATCGCCGGTTTCTTCACCAACACCTCCGAGGAGTTCATGGGGAGCCATTCGATCACCGACTCCCATATCTCCACCATCACCGACACGATCCTGCTGCTGCAGTATGTGGAGATCCGCGGTGAGATGGCTCGGGCCCTGAACGTCTTCAAGATGCGCGGCTCCTGGCACGACAAAGGCATCCGAGAATTCGTGATCACGGGCAATGGCCCCCAGATCAAGGATTCGTTCTCCAATTTCGAGCGAATCATCTCCGGTGTGCCCCACCGGGTCAGCACGGATGAACGCAGCGAGCTCTCCCGGATCGTGCGCGGAGTGACCGCCGACGACTGA
- the truB gene encoding tRNA pseudouridine(55) synthase TruB, translated as MNREGANPIGFVVIDKPSGLTSHACVARLRRCLGTRRVGHGGTLDPAVTGVLPLAVGPATRLLPYLPGAKTYVGSIQLGRRTSSDDLDGDLLEERPWPRLSHADLNQRLDAFRGTIQQRPPQVSAVHVDGVRAHARARRGETMDLPPREVRIDRLTLLDWDPDSGELALEVHCSAGTYIRSLARDLGEQLGCGGCLARLRRLQALGFSIDQAAPLPLDATSATPPLIAPQLALQDHPTRITTAAELEDWRCGRRLSLDPDIAAGPVVVLAPDGQMLGLGLHEPPGSLRPKVVFDAQG; from the coding sequence GTGAATCGGGAGGGCGCCAATCCGATCGGCTTTGTGGTGATCGACAAGCCGTCGGGGCTGACATCCCATGCCTGCGTCGCCCGCCTACGCCGCTGTCTCGGCACCCGCCGGGTCGGTCACGGCGGCACCCTGGATCCAGCCGTGACCGGCGTCCTGCCGCTCGCCGTCGGGCCGGCGACCCGATTGCTTCCCTATCTGCCCGGCGCCAAGACCTACGTGGGCTCGATTCAGCTTGGACGGCGCACCAGCAGCGATGACCTCGACGGTGACCTGCTGGAGGAGCGTCCCTGGCCCCGACTCAGCCACGCTGATCTGAATCAGCGACTGGATGCCTTCCGAGGCACGATCCAGCAGCGGCCACCCCAGGTGTCGGCGGTGCATGTGGATGGCGTGCGGGCCCACGCCCGCGCCAGGCGTGGCGAAACGATGGACCTCCCCCCCCGCGAGGTGCGCATCGACCGCCTGACGCTCCTGGACTGGGATCCCGACTCCGGCGAGCTGGCGCTGGAGGTGCACTGTTCCGCTGGCACCTACATCCGCTCCCTGGCCAGAGATCTGGGCGAGCAACTCGGCTGCGGTGGCTGCCTGGCACGCCTGCGGCGGCTGCAGGCCCTGGGTTTCAGCATCGACCAGGCGGCTCCTCTCCCCCTCGACGCGACCTCAGCGACACCGCCCCTGATCGCGCCCCAGCTGGCGCTCCAGGATCACCCGACGCGCATCACCACGGCAGCCGAGCTGGAGGACTGGCGCTGCGGGCGGCGCCTGAGCTTGGATCCAGACATCGCCGCGGGGCCGGTGGTGGTGCTGGCTCCAGACGGCCAGATGCTCGGCCTGGGCCTGCACGAGCCACCCGGCAGCCTGAGGCCGAAGGTGGTGTTCGACGCCCAGGGCTGA
- the rplU gene encoding 50S ribosomal protein L21: MADPNPDTYAIVEASGQQFWLQPNRYYDLDRLQAAVDDTVTLDNVLLVKDSKGTTVGQPYVKDASVSLKVMDHRRGPKVIVYKMRPKKKTRRKNGHRQELTRVMVESISVGGKAIS, from the coding sequence ATGGCAGACCCGAATCCCGACACCTACGCCATCGTTGAGGCCTCCGGCCAGCAATTCTGGCTCCAACCCAACCGTTATTACGACCTGGATCGGCTCCAGGCCGCGGTTGATGACACCGTGACCCTGGACAACGTGCTTCTGGTGAAGGATTCCAAGGGCACCACCGTGGGCCAGCCCTACGTGAAAGACGCCAGCGTCTCCTTGAAGGTGATGGACCATCGCCGCGGCCCCAAGGTGATCGTCTACAAGATGCGTCCGAAGAAGAAGACCCGGCGCAAGAATGGTCACAGGCAGGAGCTCACCCGGGTGATGGTCGAATCCATCTCCGTGGGCGGCAAGGCCATCAGCTGA
- a CDS encoding YebC/PmpR family DNA-binding transcriptional regulator — MAGHSKWAQIKRTKAVVDAKRGAVFTRIGREITVAARAGADPAGNFQLRTAIAKAKAAGVPAANIERAIAKGSGQGGSGSQLESMRYEGYAPGGVAVLVEALSDNRNRTAADLRLTFSKNGGNLGESGCVSYLFDHRSEVRIAARPHQDETRLGIQEEALVEALLELDAEGYQLEGDGQEALVHGRFEALEALQDGLRDKGWVVLEWEHTWHPLTAAVVDRAETAHQCLKLLEGLEALDDVSSVSTNLEIPESVQASLTSR; from the coding sequence ATGGCCGGCCACAGCAAATGGGCACAGATCAAGCGCACCAAGGCCGTGGTGGATGCCAAACGCGGTGCCGTGTTCACCCGGATCGGCCGGGAGATCACGGTGGCGGCCCGAGCAGGTGCGGATCCGGCGGGGAACTTTCAGCTGCGCACGGCCATCGCCAAGGCAAAGGCGGCCGGCGTGCCGGCCGCCAACATCGAAAGGGCGATCGCCAAGGGATCCGGCCAGGGAGGCAGCGGCAGCCAACTGGAGAGCATGCGCTACGAAGGCTATGCCCCGGGGGGCGTGGCGGTGCTGGTGGAGGCCCTCAGTGACAACCGCAACCGCACGGCCGCTGACCTGCGTCTCACCTTCAGCAAGAACGGCGGCAACCTCGGTGAGTCGGGATGCGTCAGCTATCTGTTCGACCATCGCAGCGAGGTGCGCATCGCCGCCAGGCCGCACCAGGATGAAACCCGGTTGGGCATTCAGGAGGAAGCCCTTGTCGAAGCGCTGCTCGAGCTCGATGCGGAGGGTTACCAGCTCGAAGGCGATGGCCAAGAAGCCTTGGTGCATGGGCGCTTCGAGGCGCTGGAGGCCCTGCAGGATGGCCTGCGCGACAAGGGCTGGGTCGTTCTCGAATGGGAACACACCTGGCACCCCCTCACGGCAGCGGTGGTGGATCGCGCCGAGACAGCCCACCAATGCCTGAAGCTGCTCGAAGGGCTGGAGGCTCTCGACGACGTCAGCAGCGTCAGCACGAATCTGGAGATTCCGGAGTCGGTTCAGGCAAGCCTCACATCCCGCTGA
- a CDS encoding circadian clock protein KaiA, with protein sequence MTGPALTIALLLRTSPLIETCRQWLPGNRYTPVDLGLNRETTDLRQVLEGQREAVDAVVIEQSLLTPEVRQSLLEAGLLFPAVVVGEVMGHVDYHPEEVHLPVDQLEQLGYNVDAAISRFLRHGQREDRPSGGTAVDVEGGAAVEASAWRLTSRLQERLGYLGVFYKRDPSRFLAHLAADDQAELLKSLQRTYRDLLLSYFRDPAAANQALESFVNTAFFADLPITRAVEIHMNLIDDFWKQLRLEGHKNDFLQDYRLALLDVMAHLCEMYRRSIPPDLSLSASVASQPAGASAVTDQELSS encoded by the coding sequence ATGACCGGCCCGGCCCTCACCATCGCGTTGCTGCTGAGGACGTCGCCATTGATCGAGACCTGTCGGCAGTGGTTGCCTGGCAACCGCTACACCCCGGTGGATCTGGGGCTGAACCGGGAGACCACGGATCTGCGCCAGGTTCTGGAGGGGCAGCGGGAGGCGGTGGATGCGGTGGTGATCGAGCAGTCCCTGCTCACGCCTGAGGTGCGCCAATCGCTTCTGGAAGCAGGTCTTCTTTTCCCCGCCGTTGTGGTGGGAGAGGTGATGGGCCATGTGGATTACCACCCGGAAGAGGTGCATCTGCCGGTGGATCAGCTCGAGCAGCTTGGTTACAACGTGGATGCGGCCATCTCCCGCTTTCTGCGGCACGGTCAGCGGGAGGACCGCCCCAGTGGGGGAACGGCGGTCGATGTGGAAGGGGGGGCGGCGGTCGAGGCGAGCGCCTGGCGACTCACCAGTCGGCTGCAGGAACGGCTCGGTTACCTCGGCGTCTTCTACAAGCGCGATCCCTCCCGCTTTCTCGCCCATCTGGCTGCCGATGACCAGGCCGAGTTGCTCAAGTCGTTGCAGCGCACCTATCGGGATCTCCTGCTGAGCTACTTCCGAGACCCGGCGGCTGCCAACCAGGCGCTCGAAAGCTTTGTGAACACTGCGTTCTTCGCTGATCTGCCGATCACGCGCGCCGTGGAGATTCACATGAACCTCATTGACGACTTCTGGAAGCAGCTCAGACTTGAAGGGCACAAGAACGATTTCCTGCAGGACTATCGCCTGGCCTTGCTGGACGTGATGGCACACCTCTGTGAGATGTATCGACGTTCGATTCCGCCGGATCTGTCCCTGTCCGCCTCGGTCGCTTCCCAGCCCGCCGGTGCGTCTGCCGTCACTGATCAGGAGTTGTCGTCATGA
- the purD gene encoding phosphoribosylamine--glycine ligase, giving the protein MALSPSCPQPLPPLARLLVVGNGGREQALCWALERCPAVDKVWISPGNGGPFGERLDTAASDADGLLSLCHQHQIDLVVIGPEAPLAAGLADTLRAAGLAVFGPGADGAQLEASKAWAKQLMLEAGIPTAGHWTVTSAEEGLALVAQLQRPLVVKADGLAAGKGVTVAESIAATEEAIRDAFNGRFGSAGERLVLEERLEGPEVSVFALCDGERLVLLPPAQDHKRLLDGDQGPNTGGMGAYAPAPLLDAKGLDQVRRQVLEPTVAALQARGIAYRGVLYAGLMLTADGPRVIEFNCRFGDPECQTLMPLMGPELARVLQACALGRLDLAPTLTVQQRCSVGVVAAAAGYPEQPRQGDVIEGDLASSDQRQLFHAGTRLAADGQLLTAGGRVLTMTAQADDFDAAFSAVYRSLEHVRFEGMQLRQDIGHQVRQA; this is encoded by the coding sequence ATGGCCCTCTCACCCTCCTGTCCCCAGCCCCTGCCACCGCTGGCGCGGTTGCTTGTCGTGGGGAACGGTGGCCGCGAACAGGCCCTCTGCTGGGCACTCGAACGCTGCCCCGCTGTCGACAAGGTCTGGATCAGTCCGGGCAATGGCGGACCTTTCGGCGAGCGACTGGACACGGCGGCCAGCGATGCCGACGGGCTGCTGTCGCTGTGCCATCAGCATCAGATCGATCTGGTGGTGATCGGCCCCGAAGCGCCTCTGGCGGCCGGACTGGCCGACACGCTGCGGGCCGCGGGGCTGGCGGTGTTCGGACCAGGGGCTGATGGCGCCCAGCTGGAGGCCAGCAAAGCCTGGGCGAAGCAGCTGATGCTTGAGGCCGGCATTCCCACCGCCGGACACTGGACCGTCACCAGTGCCGAGGAGGGCCTGGCCCTGGTGGCGCAGCTGCAGCGCCCCCTCGTGGTGAAAGCCGATGGCCTCGCCGCCGGCAAAGGGGTGACGGTGGCGGAATCGATCGCGGCCACGGAGGAGGCGATCCGGGATGCCTTCAATGGTCGCTTTGGCTCCGCCGGCGAACGCCTGGTGTTGGAAGAGCGTCTGGAGGGGCCGGAGGTGTCTGTGTTCGCCCTCTGTGACGGCGAACGGCTGGTGCTTCTGCCGCCCGCCCAGGATCACAAACGCCTGCTGGATGGCGATCAGGGGCCGAACACCGGTGGGATGGGGGCCTACGCCCCTGCGCCCCTGCTGGATGCCAAAGGCCTGGACCAGGTGCGTCGCCAGGTTCTGGAGCCCACGGTTGCGGCCCTGCAGGCCCGGGGCATCGCCTATCGCGGGGTGCTTTACGCCGGGCTGATGCTCACGGCCGACGGTCCGCGCGTGATCGAATTCAACTGCCGCTTCGGCGATCCCGAATGTCAGACCCTGATGCCGCTGATGGGGCCTGAACTGGCGCGGGTGCTGCAGGCCTGTGCCCTGGGACGGCTGGATCTCGCCCCGACCTTGACAGTGCAGCAACGCTGCAGTGTTGGCGTGGTGGCGGCGGCGGCGGGCTATCCGGAACAGCCGCGCCAGGGCGATGTGATCGAGGGGGACCTGGCTTCGTCAGACCAGCGCCAGCTGTTCCATGCGGGCACGCGCTTGGCCGCCGATGGTCAACTTCTGACCGCAGGCGGCCGGGTCCTGACGATGACGGCCCAGGCTGACGACTTCGATGCGGCCTTCTCCGCCGTGTACCGCTCCCTGGAGCACGTGCGCTTCGAGGGCATGCAGCTGCGTCAGGACATCGGTCATCAGGTGCGGCAGGCCTAG
- a CDS encoding glucosamine-6-phosphate deaminase, which produces MPSPPVSFRLVSRPDPLQLIEAVVDHWESRLRERLELREPKPLGLATGRTMEPFYRQLIDRLRGWTEAERQRLIEGWLSFNLDEYVGVDSGSAASFAATMQRCLGDALGLPPAQLRLPDGAAPDPDGEARRYALALERAGGLGVQLLGLGGNGHVGFNEPPCGADTRCRVVQLSHATRIQNAAAFGGDPQRVPPQAITLGIAEILQAEEIHLVVTGVGKALILARLLRGEATPDLPASWLGSHPRVHLWADAAALSADAVSGM; this is translated from the coding sequence GTGCCTTCGCCACCGGTGTCCTTTCGACTGGTTTCCCGCCCCGACCCGCTCCAGTTGATCGAGGCTGTCGTCGATCACTGGGAAAGCCGGCTCCGGGAGAGGTTGGAGCTGCGAGAACCGAAACCGTTGGGGCTGGCGACCGGGCGGACAATGGAGCCCTTTTATCGGCAACTGATCGATCGTCTGCGGGGATGGACGGAGGCGGAACGGCAGCGCCTGATCGAGGGTTGGTTGAGCTTCAATCTGGACGAGTACGTGGGGGTGGACTCGGGTTCTGCCGCCAGTTTCGCCGCCACCATGCAGCGCTGCCTGGGGGATGCCCTGGGCCTGCCTCCTGCTCAACTCCGCTTGCCCGATGGAGCGGCGCCCGATCCGGATGGGGAAGCCAGGCGGTATGCCCTGGCCCTAGAGCGGGCCGGGGGGCTGGGCGTGCAGTTGCTCGGCCTGGGCGGCAATGGCCATGTGGGCTTCAATGAGCCGCCCTGCGGGGCAGACACGCGCTGCCGGGTGGTGCAGCTCAGCCATGCAACGCGGATTCAGAACGCTGCTGCCTTTGGCGGTGATCCCCAACGGGTGCCGCCGCAGGCGATCACGCTCGGCATCGCCGAGATCCTGCAGGCCGAGGAGATTCACCTCGTGGTGACGGGAGTGGGCAAGGCCTTGATCCTGGCGCGTTTGCTCCGCGGTGAAGCCACCCCCGATCTACCCGCCAGCTGGCTCGGCTCCCATCCGCGTGTCCATCTCTGGGCTGATGCGGCAGCCCTGTCGGCTGACGCCGTCAGCGGGATGTGA
- the rpmA gene encoding 50S ribosomal protein L27, translating into MAHKKGTGSTRNGRDSNAKRLGVKAYGGETVTAGSILIRQRGTSVLPGLNVGQGKDDTLFALTDGVVTFETIRRGLRNRKRISVASAS; encoded by the coding sequence ATGGCTCATAAGAAAGGCACAGGCTCCACGCGCAACGGACGCGATTCCAATGCCAAACGCCTCGGCGTGAAGGCCTACGGCGGCGAAACCGTCACCGCAGGCTCCATTCTGATCCGTCAGCGCGGCACCTCGGTGCTTCCCGGCCTCAACGTGGGCCAGGGCAAGGACGACACCCTCTTCGCCCTCACCGATGGTGTGGTCACCTTCGAAACCATCCGCCGCGGCCTGCGCAATCGCAAGCGCATCAGCGTGGCGAGCGCCAGCTGA
- a CDS encoding DUF2127 domain-containing protein, translating into MPRQSGSSRLLLRLIVIKKVVLALVLLLVSLASLVGSRQFDQLSHWADVWGQANRELLVQAADRAELLGPSRLGRLAVLSGVYAALILLAAWATWVGRHWGEWLLVAVFVMALPLEVGHLLHEQSPRTVLVLGLTVLGLLLTLRQATGGFSWRSPR; encoded by the coding sequence ATGCCCCGGCAATCCGGCTCCAGTCGGCTCCTGTTGCGCCTGATTGTGATCAAGAAGGTGGTTCTGGCGCTGGTGTTGCTGCTGGTGAGTCTGGCGTCCCTGGTGGGGAGTCGCCAGTTTGATCAGCTCTCCCACTGGGCTGATGTCTGGGGACAGGCCAACCGTGAGTTGTTGGTGCAGGCTGCTGATCGTGCCGAGTTGCTCGGGCCGAGCCGTCTGGGGAGGTTGGCCGTGCTCAGCGGCGTGTATGCCGCCCTGATCCTCTTGGCGGCCTGGGCGACCTGGGTGGGGCGGCATTGGGGGGAATGGCTGCTGGTGGCGGTCTTCGTGATGGCTCTCCCGTTGGAAGTTGGCCATCTTCTCCATGAACAAAGCCCCAGAACCGTGTTGGTCCTGGGGCTCACCGTGTTGGGCTTGTTGCTGACGTTGCGTCAGGCCACCGGCGGTTTCAGCTGGCGCTCGCCACGCTGA
- a CDS encoding ATP-binding protein produces MASSASAAPATGSPAASTTTSWWGKLRLWWAEFSLQTKLLSVATLVVSLMMTGITFFALNGIQRDAVMNDTRYARDLGLLLAGNVSELVAEGHDRELANVTESFWRSSRSLRYIFFADPEGIVYLGIPISGSGQETPNDLRLSRRLELPAGLRNRPQNPLVRQHLTPQGQVTDVFVPLVRDGRYLGILALGVNPNETALASAALTREVTVAVFISIWVLVILGAVFNALTITRPVKELLRGVRSIASGDFETRIALPVSGELGELLDGFNAMAAQLQAYDAANIEELTAAQVKQASLIATMADGAVLLDAEGRIVLANPTARRLFRWEGRNLESQELLDELPHLLAIELHAPLDALLNGISDSEDLRCSIDDPSRTLRIVLQSVRDASGESLKGIAVTIQDLTREVELNAAQSRFISNVSHELRTPLFNIKSYVETLHDMGDQLSEEETKEFLGVANAETDRLTRLVNDVLDLSRLESNRPVQFEAMALTPALEQTLRNYKLNADDKQVSLRLDVPIELPEILGNWDLLLQVLDNLVGNALKFSRQGGVLMLRAYTWPDSCWMPAARQEESAPHCDLISPLPRVRIEVADTGFGISEADQQRIFDRFYRVENAVHTEVGTGLGLSIVRGIVEKHGSTIHMASEPEVGTTFWFDLALAQSDQDELQLLSDRRKRQDLELLEQELSG; encoded by the coding sequence ATGGCCAGCAGCGCATCAGCAGCACCCGCAACCGGCTCCCCCGCCGCTTCCACCACAACGAGCTGGTGGGGAAAGCTGCGGCTGTGGTGGGCCGAATTCAGTCTTCAAACGAAGCTGCTGTCGGTGGCGACTCTGGTGGTGAGCCTGATGATGACTGGCATCACCTTCTTCGCCCTCAACGGGATCCAGCGCGACGCCGTCATGAATGACACGCGTTACGCCAGGGATCTGGGTCTGCTCCTGGCAGGGAATGTGAGCGAGTTGGTGGCAGAGGGCCACGACCGCGAACTGGCCAATGTCACCGAATCCTTCTGGCGATCGAGCCGCAGCCTGCGTTACATCTTCTTCGCCGACCCCGAGGGCATCGTGTATTTGGGGATTCCGATCAGCGGCAGCGGTCAGGAGACGCCCAATGACCTGCGCCTGAGTCGACGGCTTGAGCTGCCGGCGGGTCTGCGCAACCGCCCCCAGAACCCCTTGGTGCGTCAGCACCTCACCCCCCAGGGCCAGGTGACCGATGTGTTCGTGCCTCTCGTACGCGATGGGCGTTACCTGGGCATCCTTGCCCTGGGGGTGAATCCCAACGAAACCGCTCTCGCCAGCGCCGCCCTCACCCGCGAGGTGACGGTGGCGGTATTTATCTCGATCTGGGTGCTGGTGATCCTTGGGGCTGTGTTCAACGCCCTCACGATCACGCGACCGGTGAAGGAACTGCTGCGGGGCGTCCGCTCGATCGCCTCCGGAGATTTCGAGACACGGATTGCCCTGCCAGTCAGTGGGGAACTGGGGGAATTGCTGGATGGGTTCAATGCCATGGCCGCCCAGCTGCAGGCCTACGACGCCGCCAACATCGAGGAGCTCACCGCCGCCCAGGTGAAGCAAGCGTCCCTGATCGCCACGATGGCTGATGGCGCCGTGCTGCTTGATGCCGAAGGACGGATCGTGCTGGCGAATCCCACCGCCCGCCGGCTGTTTCGCTGGGAGGGGCGCAACCTTGAAAGCCAGGAGCTGCTCGATGAACTGCCCCACCTCCTGGCGATCGAACTGCATGCTCCCCTCGATGCTCTCTTGAACGGCATCAGCGACAGCGAAGACCTGCGCTGCAGCATCGACGATCCATCCCGCACCCTGCGGATCGTGCTGCAGTCGGTGCGCGATGCCAGCGGCGAAAGCCTGAAGGGAATCGCGGTCACCATTCAGGACCTGACGCGGGAAGTGGAACTGAACGCAGCCCAGAGCCGATTCATCAGCAACGTCTCCCATGAACTGCGCACACCGCTGTTCAACATCAAGAGCTACGTGGAAACGCTCCACGACATGGGCGACCAGCTCAGCGAGGAGGAAACCAAGGAATTTCTGGGTGTCGCCAACGCCGAGACCGATCGGCTCACACGACTGGTGAACGATGTGCTCGACCTCTCACGCCTGGAGTCGAACCGACCGGTGCAGTTCGAAGCCATGGCGCTGACACCGGCCCTGGAGCAGACCCTGAGGAACTACAAGCTCAATGCCGACGACAAGCAGGTGAGCCTGAGGCTGGATGTGCCGATCGAACTGCCGGAGATCCTGGGCAACTGGGATCTGCTGCTTCAGGTGCTCGACAACCTGGTGGGCAATGCCCTGAAGTTCAGCCGCCAGGGAGGTGTGCTGATGCTGCGCGCCTACACCTGGCCCGACAGCTGCTGGATGCCAGCAGCACGGCAAGAGGAAAGCGCTCCCCATTGCGACCTGATCTCACCGCTGCCCAGGGTGCGCATTGAAGTGGCCGATACCGGCTTCGGCATCAGCGAAGCGGATCAACAACGCATTTTCGATCGTTTCTATCGCGTCGAGAATGCGGTGCACACCGAGGTGGGAACGGGTCTGGGGCTTTCCATTGTTCGAGGCATCGTCGAAAAGCATGGCAGCACGATCCACATGGCCAGCGAACCAGAGGTCGGCACCACCTTCTGGTTTGATCTGGCCCTCGCCCAGTCGGATCAGGATGAACTGCAGCTTCTGTCGGACCGACGCAAACGCCAGGACCTGGAGCTGTTGGAACAGGAGCTGAGCGGTTGA
- the kaiB gene encoding circadian clock protein KaiB produces MSARKTYILKLYVAGNTPNSMRALKTLRNILETEFQGVYALKVIDVLKNPQLAEEDKILATPTLSKILPPPVRRIIGDLSDRERVLIGLDLLYDELSDNGLTSSLMDALEDADTDSTDS; encoded by the coding sequence ATGAGTGCTCGCAAGACCTACATCCTCAAGCTCTACGTCGCCGGGAACACGCCTAACTCGATGCGTGCGCTCAAGACGCTGCGCAACATCCTCGAGACCGAGTTCCAGGGGGTGTACGCCCTCAAGGTGATCGATGTGCTCAAAAATCCCCAGCTGGCCGAGGAGGACAAGATTCTGGCCACGCCAACGCTCTCGAAGATCCTGCCGCCGCCGGTGCGGCGGATCATCGGAGACCTCTCCGATCGGGAACGGGTGCTGATCGGTCTTGATCTGCTCTACGACGAACTCTCTGACAATGGCCTGACCTCCTCGCTGATGGATGCGTTGGAGGACGCCGACACAGACAGCACAGATTCTTAA